A DNA window from Primulina tabacum isolate GXHZ01 chromosome 12, ASM2559414v2, whole genome shotgun sequence contains the following coding sequences:
- the LOC142521375 gene encoding protein NRT1/ PTR FAMILY 2.8-like codes for MENGSHSPPTRRTLSSSSESQSKKRGGWRAIKYILGNESFEKLASISLVSNITVYLRTKYNLSGIFLVNTVMIWSGSTNLSSIAGAIVSDVYLGRFLTLLFGTIFTLLGMGAVTITAGIPELRPPPCIEGEYLKCIEPEKWQLAFLFTGLGLVALGAGGIRPCNIAFGADQFDTKTEKGRTQLESFFNWWYFSFTIALIIALTGVIYVQTNISWMIGYAIPTGCLAVSITIFLVGTHTYIYKTPQGTVFVDMAKVMVAAYRNRKIDLNSGDGIGFYDGSSEAKPESSKTIKVDRFKCLDKAAVITDPSEVDARNMPKNGWKLCSVQQVENLKCLFGIAPVWVSGVGCFVVMDQQSTFGILQSIQMNRMLGKSFVIPPAWMGISSMIALSIWIFIYEQIYVKKFKKILKKKDLRMTMQQRITTGIIMSILCMVVAGIVEKERKELALRYDKLDSPLHVTALLPQFILSGLTEAFAAVAIMEFFTIQMPETMRSVAGSIFFLSLSIASYISSLLVNVIHYVTNGRGDRPWLGGNDLNKNKLEYYYFFVASLGVLNLLYFTCFGRKFVLCGNGVKDRAGEGPEGDSGVRRAGVFLSYELEDLERKSSSNTT; via the exons ATGGAGAATGGTAGCCATTCTCCCCCTACCCGACGGACCCTTTCTTCTTCGTCCGAATCCCAATCCAAGAAGCGTGGTGGATGGAGAGCCATCAAATACATTCTTG GAAATGAATCGTTCGAGAAGCTGGCTTCGATAAGCCTGGTATCCAACATAACGGTGTATCTACGAACCAAGTACAATTTGAGCGGGATATTTTTGGTAAACACGGTGATGATATGGTCTGGCTCGACGAACCTGTCGTCGATAGCGGGCGCCATTGTTTCCGATGTGTATTTGGGGCGGTTCCTGACTCTCCTGTTCGGCACCATTTTCACGTTGCTG GGAATGGGAGCTGTTACAATAACTGCTGGAATACCTGAACTCAGGCCACCACCATGCATCGAGGGGGAATATTTGAAATGTATTGAGCCAGAAAAATGGCAGCTTGCCTTTCTGTTCACAGGACTCGGGCTTGTGGCATTGGGTGCCGGTGGGATCAGGCCGTGTAACATTGCCTTTGGCGCTGATCAATTCGATACAAAAACAGAGAAGGGGCGAACCCAGCTTGAGAGCTTCTTCAACTGGTGGTACTTCTCATTCACGATCGCATTGATCATAGCTCTAACGGGTGTTATATACGTCCAGACGAATATCAGCTGGATGATAGGCTATGCTATCCCCACGGGCTGTCTTGCGGTCTCGATCACGATTTTCTTGGTAGGGACGCACACGTACATTTACAAAACGCCGCAGGGGACTGTTTTTGTGGACATGGCTAAGGTTATGGTGGCGGCGTATCGGAACCGAAAAATTGACTTGAATTCAGGAGATGGGATAGGGTTCTATGATGGTTCATCGGAAGCCAAGCCCGAGTCGAGTAAAACGATCAAGGTAGATAGATTCAAGTGCCTGGATAAGGCAGCAGTGATAACTGATCCAAGTGAAGTGGATGCAAGAAATATGCCCAAAAATGGCTGGAAACTGTGCAGTGTGCAACAAGTTGAGAATCTGAAGTGCTTATTCGGGATCGCTCCCGTCTGGGTATCGGGCGTTGGGTGCTTCGTGGTGATGGATCAGCAGAGCACATTCGGAATCCTCCAATCCATCCAGATGAACAGAATGTTGGGGAAAAGCTTCGTAATCCCACCAGCCTGGATGGGGATATCGTCCATGATCGCACTCTCGATTTGGATTTTCATATACGAGCAAATATATGTcaagaaattcaagaaaatcTTGAAGAAAAAGGACTTGAGAATGACTATGCAGCAAAGGATTACAACAGGGATCATCATGTCGATTCTGTGCATGGTCGTCGCAGGAATCGTTGAGAAAGAACGAAAAGAACTTGCTCTAAGATACGACAAATTGGATTCACCTCTACATGTAACGGCACTGCTGCCTCAGTTCATACTTTCAGGCCTAACCGAGGCGTTTGCGGCCGTCGCAATAATGGAATTTTTCACCATACAGATGCCGGAGACTATGAGAAGTGTCGCGGGTTCGATCTTTTTCCTTAGCCTGTCGATTGCAAGCTATATAAGTTCATTACTCGTGAATGTGATACATTATGTCACAAATGGCAGAGGAGACAGGCCATGGCTAGGGGGCAATGACCttaacaagaataaacttgagTACTACTATTTTTTCGTTGCATCTCTAGGAGTTCTCAACTTGTTATATTTCACATGTTTTGGTAGAAAGTTTGTGCTTTGCGGCAATGGTGTAAAAGACAGGGCCGGTGAAGGGCCGGAGGGGGATTCTGGTGTTCGCCGGGCGGGTGTTTTTCTGAGTTACGAGTTGGAGGACCTAGAACGAAAATCGAGCTCGAACACAACTTGA